The following proteins are co-located in the Triticum aestivum cultivar Chinese Spring chromosome 1A, IWGSC CS RefSeq v2.1, whole genome shotgun sequence genome:
- the LOC123091651 gene encoding probable aminotransferase TAT2 isoform X1 yields the protein MSNGTMNQLTPAPDAWNFAPDEALLGLSALSVRSVLGSIKAGMDPSDDRPVIPLGHGDPSAFPCFRTAPEAVEAVSAALHSGEHNSYPTGVGLEPARRSIARHLSLDLPYELSPDDVYLTSGCSQAIEIVCSVLAGRPGAHNILLPRPGYLFYEARAAFNGMEARYFDLLPDSDWEADLDAVEALADGNTVAMVLVNPGNPCGNVYSYDHLAKVAETARKLGIFVIADEVYAHLTFGKKRFVPMGVFGSVAPVLTLGSISKRWVVPGWRLGWIVTNDPNGVFCRTKLVESIKSYLDISCDPATFVQGAIPELLENTKQEFFDKTVDILRQTADICWEKLKGISGITCPSKPEGSMFVMVKLDLSCLQDIKDDMDFCCKLAKEESVVVLPAIIAVVQFEHKTRAHCISVDVLWDTRIGSGSRSQSDRLLSKMALLGSSPSARDTARLISDTVSSQVPCKMRHLLSYK from the exons ATGTCCAACGGCACCATGAACCAACTGACGCCGGCGCCCGATGCGTGGAACTTCGCGCCGGACGAGGCCCTCCTCGGCCTGTCGGCGCTGTCGGTGCGCTCCGTGCTGGGCAGCATCAAGGCCGGGATGGACCCGAGCGACGACCGCCCGGTGATCCCGCTCGGGCACGGCGACCCTTCGGCCTTCCCGTGCTTCCGCACCGCGCCGGAGGCCGTGGAAGCCGTCTCCGCCGCGCTCCACTCGGGGGAGCACAACTCCTACCCCACCGGCGTCGGCCTGGAGCCGGCGCGGCGCTCCATCGCGCGTCACCTGTCCCTCGACCTCCCCTACGAGCTCTCCCCCGACGACGTCTACCTCACGAGCGGCTGCTCCCAGGCCATCGAGATCGTCTGCTCCGTGCTCGCCGGCCGTCCCGGCGCACACAACATCCTGCTCCCGCGGCCCGGGTACCTGTTCTACGAGGCGCGCGCCGCGTTCAACGGCATGGAGGCCCGCTACTTCGACCTCCTCCCGGACAGCGACTGGGAGGCGGACCTCGACGCCGTGGAGGCCCTCGCCGACGGGAACACCGTCGCCATGGTCCTCGTCAACCCCGGCAACCCCTGCGGCAACGTCTACAGCTACGACCATCTCGCCAAG GTCGCCGAGACAGCGAGGAAGCTTGGCATCTTCGTCATCGCTGACGAGGTGTACGCGCACCTGACGTTCGGGAAGAAGCGGTTCGTCCCGATGGGCGTGTTTGGCTCCGTGGCTCCGGTGCTCACCCTGGGATCCATCTCCAAGAGATGGGTGGTGCCTGGATGGCGGCTTGGATGGATCGTCACCAATGATCCTAATGGCGTATTTTGCAGGACCAAG CTTGTGGAAAGCATTAAGAGTTACCTTGACATCTCCTGTGATCCTGCGACATTTGTTCAG GGAGCAATCCCAGAACTGCTGGAGAACACAAAGCAAGAATTCTTCGACAAGACCGTGGACATTCTCAGGCAAACCGCAGATATATGCTGGGAGAAGCTCAAGGGCATCAGTGGCATCACTTGCCCAAGCAAACCGGAGGGCTCCATGTTTGTAATG GTGAAACTGGATTTGTCCTGCCTTCAGGACATCAAAGATGACATGGACTTCTGCTGCAAGCTGGCAAAAGAGGAGTCAGTGGTTGTTTTGCCAG CAATCATAGCTGTGGTACAGTTTGAGCATAAAACTCGAGCTCATTGCATATCTGTG GATGTGCTGTGGGATACAAGAATTGGGTCCGGATCACGTTCGCAATCGGACCGTCTTCTCTCGAAGATGGCCTTGCTAGGCTCAAGTCCTTCTGCTCGCGACACAGCGAGACTAATAAGTGACACAGTGAGCTCACAAGTTCCCTGCAAAATGAGGCACCTGCTTTCCTACAAATAA
- the LOC123091651 gene encoding nicotianamine aminotransferase 1 isoform X2 — MSNGTMNQLTPAPDAWNFAPDEALLGLSALSVRSVLGSIKAGMDPSDDRPVIPLGHGDPSAFPCFRTAPEAVEAVSAALHSGEHNSYPTGVGLEPARRSIARHLSLDLPYELSPDDVYLTSGCSQAIEIVCSVLAGRPGAHNILLPRPGYLFYEARAAFNGMEARYFDLLPDSDWEADLDAVEALADGNTVAMVLVNPGNPCGNVYSYDHLAKVAETARKLGIFVIADEVYAHLTFGKKRFVPMGVFGSVAPVLTLGSISKRWVVPGWRLGWIVTNDPNGVFCRTKLVESIKSYLDISCDPATFVQGAIPELLENTKQEFFDKTVDILRQTADICWEKLKGISGITCPSKPEGSMFVMVKLDLSCLQDIKDDMDFCCKLAKEESVVVLPGCAVGYKNWVRITFAIGPSSLEDGLARLKSFCSRHSETNK, encoded by the exons ATGTCCAACGGCACCATGAACCAACTGACGCCGGCGCCCGATGCGTGGAACTTCGCGCCGGACGAGGCCCTCCTCGGCCTGTCGGCGCTGTCGGTGCGCTCCGTGCTGGGCAGCATCAAGGCCGGGATGGACCCGAGCGACGACCGCCCGGTGATCCCGCTCGGGCACGGCGACCCTTCGGCCTTCCCGTGCTTCCGCACCGCGCCGGAGGCCGTGGAAGCCGTCTCCGCCGCGCTCCACTCGGGGGAGCACAACTCCTACCCCACCGGCGTCGGCCTGGAGCCGGCGCGGCGCTCCATCGCGCGTCACCTGTCCCTCGACCTCCCCTACGAGCTCTCCCCCGACGACGTCTACCTCACGAGCGGCTGCTCCCAGGCCATCGAGATCGTCTGCTCCGTGCTCGCCGGCCGTCCCGGCGCACACAACATCCTGCTCCCGCGGCCCGGGTACCTGTTCTACGAGGCGCGCGCCGCGTTCAACGGCATGGAGGCCCGCTACTTCGACCTCCTCCCGGACAGCGACTGGGAGGCGGACCTCGACGCCGTGGAGGCCCTCGCCGACGGGAACACCGTCGCCATGGTCCTCGTCAACCCCGGCAACCCCTGCGGCAACGTCTACAGCTACGACCATCTCGCCAAG GTCGCCGAGACAGCGAGGAAGCTTGGCATCTTCGTCATCGCTGACGAGGTGTACGCGCACCTGACGTTCGGGAAGAAGCGGTTCGTCCCGATGGGCGTGTTTGGCTCCGTGGCTCCGGTGCTCACCCTGGGATCCATCTCCAAGAGATGGGTGGTGCCTGGATGGCGGCTTGGATGGATCGTCACCAATGATCCTAATGGCGTATTTTGCAGGACCAAG CTTGTGGAAAGCATTAAGAGTTACCTTGACATCTCCTGTGATCCTGCGACATTTGTTCAG GGAGCAATCCCAGAACTGCTGGAGAACACAAAGCAAGAATTCTTCGACAAGACCGTGGACATTCTCAGGCAAACCGCAGATATATGCTGGGAGAAGCTCAAGGGCATCAGTGGCATCACTTGCCCAAGCAAACCGGAGGGCTCCATGTTTGTAATG GTGAAACTGGATTTGTCCTGCCTTCAGGACATCAAAGATGACATGGACTTCTGCTGCAAGCTGGCAAAAGAGGAGTCAGTGGTTGTTTTGCCAG GATGTGCTGTGGGATACAAGAATTGGGTCCGGATCACGTTCGCAATCGGACCGTCTTCTCTCGAAGATGGCCTTGCTAGGCTCAAGTCCTTCTGCTCGCGACACAGCGAGACTAATAAGTGA